The Mycobacterium adipatum genomic sequence CTGACGATCACGCGGTTCCGCCGCACACTCGCGTGGTTCATCCGACGCCGACCACGCGGCCTGGTCGCCGGGTCCATCCAATACGGCCACGTACACACCCGAATGATCCAGGGCTACGCCGGCGCCTACGACTCTGGTTTTCCCGACGAACTCGCCTTCGAAGAGTTCCTCAGTCGTTTGGAGCAGTTCGCCGACGACGAACACGCGCTTCACACCGGAGAACACGTCTCCGGACCCGCAGCGCAGACCTACCGAAACCGCATCCGCGCCGGCAACGATCGATTCGCCGGACACGTCGTGACCACCACACGCCAAGCCAGAGACCTGCTGGCCAACCCAAGCCTGCAGATTCACCACGGCGAGGCAATGACCTGCGTCTTCGACGCAACAAAGGCGGCCTGCCAACTGCAAGGACATCGCGACGACCCGATGGTCACACCCGACATTGACGACTGCCAGCCCAACTGCCGCAACCTCGCACGCACTGACCGCGACATAATCGCGGTCCGCCGCTACCGCACTCGGCTTGCCGACACCGTGAAAGATACTGCCGCCCCACCCATCCGACACCAACGTGAACTCCAGGAACTCGAACGCATCGACGCTCTCATCAAGGACCACGATGAACACTGCTGAAACCGACCCCGTACGCACCAAGATCCTTGCTGCCATGGATCGACTCCTCGAAGGCAAACCGTTGCGCTCCAGCGGACGCCTCAACGTCTCACAGCTCGCCATCGAGGCCGACGTGCCGCGATGGCATCTCACTCACCAACACGTGGATCTCAAGGAGATGTTTCAAGAGCGCAGGATCAATAGTGTTCAGCGGTAACCGATTCGGCAACTGATCGTGCAACCGGGCACACAGCGTGTCGGTCGCGGATCTGATCCTCGGTCATGCGTGGTGCTCCGGTCTGGGGTTAGGTCGCGTCCCACGCATGACACAGACTCCAGTACTCACCCTCGATGGAAATCAACTCCTCGTGTGTCCCGGATTCGACGATCCGGCCCGCTCGCAGAACGATAATCGCGTCCGCGTCTCGGACTCGTGTGAGGCGATGGGCGATCTCGAATGTCGTACGCCCCTTACGCAATTCAGTGATCGCGCTTGACAGCGCACGTTCCGAGCGTTGATCGAGGGCTGCCATGGCCTCATCCAAAATGAGCACTTTTGGCCGTGATAGCAACGTCCGAGCAATCGATATCAGCTGCTGTTGAGCTGCAGTCAAGATGCACGTATCGTGACCCACAAGGGTGTCGTATCCATCGGGGAATGATTGAACGAAGGTATCAACCGAAGTCGCCTCCGCGACTGCGACCGGAACATCCGCCGTGAACTCGAACAGCTAGGAAACGCATGTGCAGACCGCTACGTGTTCAGCAGAGTCCTAACCAGCCTTTTTCACATGCATTGCAATCGACTCTTTGTGGCCGACCCCGTTGGCGACGAGCTCATTGCATATTCCGTACTGCGCCGCCAAAGACAAAGTGAGCATGCTATTAATCAAGCACTCGAAGACGTTATCAAGTGATGTTTGGAGAGGGTAGCCACTTCGCATCGAAATCTGGATGCTCGATATAAACTTTCGCAAGCTCTAGTGCTGCCCTGGAGGGCGCACCATCTCTTTTAGCGCTTGTCTGCCAACTTTGAGCGTGGAGTTCCTGCAATATGTACCGTTTGAATGCAGCCTCGCGTAAAGCTCGACTCTCGAAGGGATCGTTTACCATCCTCGCCCGGGCATTACGCTCGTCTTCGG encodes the following:
- a CDS encoding DUF6221 family protein produces the protein MVNIFKFLETRVSEDERNARARMVNDPFESRALREAAFKRYILQELHAQSWQTSAKRDGAPSRAALELAKVYIEHPDFDAKWLPSPNIT
- a CDS encoding lantibiotic dehydratase C-terminal domain-containing protein, with the protein product MNEGINRSRLRDCDRNIRRELEQLGNACADRYVFSRVLTSLFHMHCNRLFVADPVGDELIAYSVLRRQRQSEHAINQALEDVIK